A window of Pseudochaenichthys georgianus chromosome 11, fPseGeo1.2, whole genome shotgun sequence genomic DNA:
aaagaaagcgtGAATTGCACGAGGGTATATTGCACATGAGTGTATATTGCACATATATTATTGTCAAATTTACAGTCAGTGTTATTGCACATCAGGTGTATTACAGTCTATatgtgtgtgaaaaaagcacACACAGTTAGAAAGCATCAGGACAAGGAAGGACACACACTTACACTAAATGTCTTATGTCAAGCCCTGACACACTCGTGTTcttttgtcacacacacacacacacacacacacacacacacacacacacacacacacacacacacacacacacacacacacacacacacacacacacacacacacacacacacacacacacacacacacacacacacacacacacacacacacacacacacacacctgtttcCTTAGGTTGTTCATGACTCCCATGATACCGGACAGCTGTCTGTGCTCCTCCTTGATGGCACACTTCCTCTCGCTCTTCTTCTTGGCGCCTGGCGACTTCTCTGGAGAGGCCACCCCCGTCATGTCAGCCAGATTAATGTGATCTGTTCTATGAAATGACTCTTTCTGCACCACTGCCAGCAGTGTGTGCAGTTGCAGCCTCTTTGTTGTCGCTCAGCAACTGATTATCAGAAAGcctgttgtttttaaataaactaaaaaagCCGAAATGTGTCAACTGCTTCGACTCTTAGAGATAAAATCATAAAACATAACTTTCTGTACATACAAAATGATAAAAATAGTGCATTTGTTAAGCTACAGCTGCAGCTGCAGACTTTAGCTTGGGTTGTGGTTGTTTCCTTCTTCTACGGTTTGTGCTTTGGTTGAAGATGCTCGCCTTCGCCCCCTACCGTCAGATGTGAGAATTTACACTTTCACCTGCAGGATTGCGGAACTGATTTATTCATCaattacaaatattttttattttactttagcGGGCATTGTTGGGTTttcacaacaaaaatactcagAGCTATTCAAGCCCTTGGAAAGACACATTTTTGATATCCAAGGATCTAAAACAGCCAATAGCAACAACAGCAGAGTTGTGTTGTTGATCTCACTGCAACTCACCTGTAGGTGCACCTGTCTGACATGCTCATATCTGTGCACTTGTCCAGTAATCATAACCAGGAAGAAAAGTTGTATAGAGTCGCGTGACGTTGACGTCAGTTGGTATGTGCAGACTCCAAAGGCATTGTCAGAAATTACTGACCTGAAAACAAATTGAGAAAACAAATTGAGAGACAGCAGGAAAATGCTCCGTTTTCTCTGCTGTTGCTTCTCAAGTGGAGACTCCGCCGACGAGGTTCGTGTTTATTGACTTTTATGTAAATGTTAATGCCTCCTATTCGAGTTCAAACGATTCACTTGATCATTGTTTTGCTGTTGTGAGATTAATAGTTTGAACTATTACTTTTAATGTTAAAATGATGGGGACTACTCCCTTTATAAAGATGTTATGCTTTAaataataatgtattgtatataataaagtatttttatggTGTATCACAAGCAGGGCCGGACCTGCTTGTGAtacaaggcccccccccccaaaatgcagacactcactatgattcgcacgtgcatggttgtgcatgaccacaaaaacaaagatattgacacaagatgtgtgcaactgtatttagtttcctatccatttgaacatgatttaagtgtgggggggggggggggcatgcacccccgggaagacttttttcaattgttggcgccccctatgggttgatgcgcccttagcattcgcctatactgcctatgccgagggccggccctgatcaCAAGACTAGAAGACTCATTTTCGATAATTGTATAAAATGATTATCTTAAAACTCTTAGAAAAGCTACGAAACACACTGGAAACAcgttttcttttcttcttacaTGACACAAAAGCAACCAATCTTAAATAATGTAATCGTAAATCACATGTCTCCCTGCACAAATACAATGTAATAAACAACAAGTGTTAGCCTGTTCTTTctctcataataataataataataataataataaaggtaTATTTTAAAATCGTGAAGACATTCATTATTGTCCCAATAAAATACATTTGCCACTATTATTTAGATTTGTTTTCACACATACATTGGTATTGTCCCATCCCTTTATAAAATATAACTTGAAAGTATAATGTCtcaatgattaataaagtaggaaacacatttttctatttgtttgttttcctcCAAACATTGGTTGGTGCATTGAGTTGATAACAAAGTCATTACAAGTGTCCAGCCTTATTAGTGCTTTTTGTGTCTTTTCTAAAAAGTGCCAGTAAAATAAATGTTATGTAAAGAAAGCGACTCTGCTTTATATTTTAGAGACAGCCTCTCCTGCACCCTGGACCATCGGACCTGAATGAAGCTGGATCAGCCAGGCAGAGCCGATCAGCACACAGTGGTACATTTCTTTCAGACCTTTACACTTCCAatgcataaaactataagtGAACTGGAACCACATGTGttcttttctgtgtgtctgtgcctgaTGTGTGACACTCTTTTCCCTCCAGATGCACAGACCGTAAAGCGGATTGGCAGGCTGGTGATGAGGCGAGTGTGTGTGCCAGAGTTGGACCAGAGGTTTTCTGACATGGCAGAGACTTTCAATGAACAGCATGAGCGATATGAGGCCATGGTCCGAAATATCAGAAACCTGCGCCAGAGCTACAGCTGTAACCACAATGATACCCTGGCTTTAACCAAATATGTGGGGATGATCAGAGACGAGCACGGTAAGTGACACACTCCCTGCAAGTGGAGGAAACTTGATGGCAGATTTCCCTTGCTTCGGTTTTCTTGGTTTCTGTATTTTAATCTCCATTACTCTCCACTTCCAGAGGCCAAGTACAAGGTCTCACTTCAGATAAAGGGATACGAATTCTCCCTCAATGTGGTTCGTGTGGATGAAAGTGATGAGGAACCACTGCCTCCACATCTGCAATTTGCTCAGAATGAAGTGAAAGGCATTTCGGCGAGTGCCAAAGCCACCATCTCAAAGGGCACCACACTTCAAGAGTTGATTGGCTGGCTGCTCCGTAGCAAGGATCAAATGGCTGAACAAGTGAAGGGGGCTGCAGCAACTTACCAGGAGCATGGCAGGCTGAGTGAGAACCTGGAGGAGAACCTGAAAGAAGTGAGGAGGGCGAAGGAGTTTGCACTAGGATACAGACAACGGGCCGGGGAAGTCTTCACTGAGGCTGCACAGATAGCAGGGGCttatctttaatgtttgttttttttagatgtCCACTTTAAATCCACcatacaacatttaaaacaataagGCACACACAGAACAGCATGCATTTAAATAATCCAAGTCTTTGCTTTGCAGAATCTTGCATCACCTTTATTATCAGTACACAGAGTTTTACAATgatgtttttttaaaatgttttatcattttttttaataaaaagtcTCTGCTTTTTGAgacttatttttatatttaaatgatgATGTCTGTAGAATGACTTACATTATTTTCCTTGCAGGGTGTAATCTTACCCACTAACATTAGGTGGCATTGCAGAATCACTGTACATTTCCAAAGGTTGCACCTCAATTTATATTCCTCCAATTATTTTGTTTCTCTAAAATGCACTACATGAATGTACATTCCCAATATTCAAATACcaataaaaaacatatattacacACTTTTCTACCTGATTAGACACTTGAATTTGCAACATTTGGGCGGTAAGGAGAGATTGTTCTTTGGCTTTTCTAAAACAGGATAATTGTGAGTGTGACTTGCATAGGATTATACATCTCTTCTATAATGTACAAAGGACAGGACAGAGTGTCCCACAGAGGCATGGCAATAGGACATGAGGCAGATTTCCtgattattttcaaaaaaagcgCATGTATTTATAAACTGATTAAAACCCAGCTTTCCATCTGTTATTTGCATGAAAACACAGGGTCATATATCATATGCCATCTTGATAATTAATTTTGGAAAATCCATTGTTCTAGAGGTCATTGTCAAGTGGTCATGCATTATTTATCCGTCAGAGACATTTTTAGAGTCGTGCTTTTGCCCTAATCTTTACAGGTTTATTTTTCATGATGGTTTGGTCATTTCTATATGAGAAAGTTTGGaagttaaaatgtaataaaaacataattatatgtgtttattaaaaacaaatataagtATGACCATAATGACTTTGATTCCATGTTTGTTTGATGCAATGCTTTTTTAAGTGTTACAAATTATGTTTACAGTTTAAatctaaataatatattttaattaAACTAATTGAATACATGCATTGACTAATCATTTCTCAGCTGCAATGTATATGATTCGGTATAATGATTTGTTCTTACAATAATTCTATAGTAAAACATGTCAATAAATAACTTCTTTGGTGATCAATAAAAGCATCAGTGGAAGATAATTGCTGTCAAAGAGCAGTGAATGACAGCGACAACCTACCTCCGTGGTGGAAATTATTAACATGCCTCCTAGAGTCTAATTTGATTGGATGCTGCATTTGGGGGTTGTGGCGACTGGATCATATACCACTCACCCATTGGTTTAGACGTCTGTCACTCCGTGGAGACCGAGTCTCCTAGTCTAAGGTAGTCTGAGTGGAGAAAGTAATGAAGATGGAAGGAGCTGATGTTGATGAATTATTGAGGAGATTTATTGAGTAGCCAATTGATATCCTTTTACTTGTCTTGTTGGAACGACAGAGGACAGCGACACCAGGAAATTGACAAGATAGCATGCCCGTAAGTAAACAGTAACTTCCACAGTTTACTTGGTGTCGCGCCTTAGCcgagctagctaactagctaatCTACAAGCAACCGTGGTGACAGCTCGAAGTCATTCAGCGAGCCGAGACAGAGAGCGTGTGACCGCGGAGGATTAATGTACAGTCTCTGCCTGATATTGGTGAACAAATAAACTGAACCATACGTGGGGAAACGCTGATGTTGGCCATTGAGCTACCAGAGCCTTTAGACAGTATTTCACGTTGTTTAAACGCAAGCCGTGGTCCCAGTTTTCTTTGTAGCTGGTTTGTAACTAGCTGGTTAGCAGTGCCTGGGGACAAACTATTCTTACTATTTAAATTAGCTagataacatgaaattaataaaCGGTCATGGTTGGAAGTGTGTTAAGCTAACGTGCTTTTCATTGCACCTGTGGTGTTACAGTAGCCACAGGCAGACTTTGTACCTGACTTCATTGTGTTCAgtaacagctgtgtgtgtgtgtgtgtgtgtgtgtgtgtgtgtgttgtgtgtgtgtgtgtgtgtgtgtgtgtgtgtgtgtgtgtgtgtgtgtgtgtgttgtgtgtgtgtgtgtgtgtgtgtgtgtgtgtgtggtgtgtgtgtgtgtgtgtgtgtgtgtgtgtgtgtgtgtgtgtgtgtgtgtgtgtggtcggtCTGTCAAGACCTAGTTAGGATATTTCCTCAGATGattccactgtgtgtgtggcagaggCACAGACACCACTGGAATGTTAGATGAtgcattgtaggatttttataaTAGTGATCATGTCTTTCCTCTTTTCATTCAGCCAGTTAGGGGTTTCCTCCTGTACAATGGGGACTTTGCCGCAGAGCCTAGAGCCATGAAAAGATGTCCTTGACTACTGAACTTGgtctcaaaagttgaacaattaCAATCTGTGGCCTTCACAAACGAGGGCTGCTTTTCTGGTGTTGTGTTCAGATATTGTCTAAATAATAAGATACTGTTTCAATCCTATTATAGAGACTTTTCTTTCCATATTGCTGTATGTTCCATGCTAGTTTCCGTGTGTTTGCTTTGTCAAGAGAGGTTTGTCCTTAAGCAATAAACACGGGTTTGTTGAGTGGGTATTTGTGCACTGTTGGTCAAAGTGGTGTCATTAGGATGTGAACGTGTGTCCGTGCACACGTTGAAAGCCTGCACAGGCTTGTTATTATGTGGTATTCAGTTGCTGCTGGTGTCTTAGACCTCCTAATGCTTTCTGACAGTTAGACCCAGCTGGTCATTGAGCAGAAAGATAGCCCAGGCTCTGTTGTCAACCAGCATTACAGCTAGAGTCATCCATGCCTGCGGTTTAATTAAATATCCTGACAATATTTAGCAGATACCAAATGTAGATGTAGCATACTTTTAGATCCATTGGAATTCAAGCAAATCATCTTAATCATTAGTAGTATTTTTAAATGTGAACTCCGTGGGCTGAACATGAATAGATTATGAGAGAGTTTTACAACTGTGGGGAaaagagctgggaccaaaggtGATAAAAGCTAGCGTTAAAGTTGGAAAATCAGTGATGATAATGGTCATTGGTCTCTTCAGGCACACTTGCCACAAGAAGACAGGGAGTTGAAAGAGGGAGAGGAAGGATAAAGTAGCGTATAGGAAGCTTTAAGAAGATTCCTCCTTGTTGTATCTCTGTCATCCTCAGCAATAACGACTGTGTGTCAAAGATGAGAAAACAAGAAAGCAGAACTGCCCCCCCTTCTTTTAATCTATATGCAACCTGGTGGCAAAGCGATGATGCAACAGGGTTATCTGCATGCTAAGATAGTCCAAAtaaactagggctgctcgattatggcaaaaatcataatctcgattatttgggtcaataattgatatcacgattattaaaataGTGTCTTCACAGCTTTTGCTTTCATTCAAGTGAAAACAAGAGTCACTGGTCCAGCTTGTTGACAGTTACTGACCTAGTTTGTAACATTTGGGCAGAGTCTAGTTGCTCTAGTTCCTGGTTTAgacattgtttgtgtggtaagAGGTTTGGGTGTGTCTGGTGATACATAATGTAGTTATGGATACTTTCAGATAATTTGATCGATGTTTCTCTTCCTCTTTCTGTAGCTTTAACTCTTTGAAGGCTTAGTGATTTAGGTGTCATCGTCATACACAGGCTACCCATTAGTTTGTGTGGTTTGCACCCTGGCCTGTACCACAGGAAAAAGCAGCAGGGCGGCTCTGTCACTCTTAAAACCACCCACTTAGTCTTTCTCTCGGCTTCCTTTCTTTCCTCTATTCAAGCCTTCACTCTTATTGGTCCTCTTACTTCCTGAGAAGCTTCCAAAGCATATGTGTAATGGGAAGTGAGGTAATCAGCAGGGaggggtgtatgtgtgtgtgggtgtcccCTCATTAATTCTCGCTTGAATCTCGGAGTTCTACACCAGCTTTCCCAGACAGGTATGTTCTCACTGGGTTATATTGAGCTCTGGAAGATACCGCTGGGGTTTTATAATGCCGGTAACTTGTAGTTTTTGTGTTAATTCATGTGTACGGGGTGTTTGCCTCAGGTGTTTTACAGACAAGACGAGCAAGCCCACTTATAACTAGGGTTAGGAATGTAAACTCAAAGCAAACCCGTTTGTGTTGGAATAAGTCTTTGGAAGGAGGAGTCCGAAATAATCTCATTTAgactgcctgtgtgtgtgtgcgtttgtgtgtgtgagagttgaGGACGGAGGCGTGGGTGTAAATTCAGAAGGAACGAGCTGTCAACTACAGCTAGCTCACAGgaacaacaacaataaacacactTGCTAATACACAATTGTGCAATAGATGGCACATTCTCACTCTTTGGTAAGTAGTTGGCCGAAATCAGAGCTTTGCATTTGGTGGAGAAATGTAGTAAGCCACTGGTAATCTAATCACATTGGTTAGATCCATATCTTGAGCCTGTTTGGATCTCAGTGTATTCCCTTATCTCCTTATACTTGGGAAACACAGATTAAAACCTTATTGACCCCACTGTCTCTTTCCCTTTCCCTTGGGTTGATACATTCCTCTTATCCAACATCTCTCTTTACTTCCATCTTTACCTCTATTCATTTAGCCATTGATCTGTGCTCCTTTTATCCGACTGCACTGTTCCTCTCCTCCATCTACTTTTTCATCACTTTATTGGTTTGTTACCACTTATCCTCAACGCTGGTGTGTTTTTCTGCTGCACAAGAGAAGCTTAACACCTGCTGCTTCCTTTGAAATGTGCTCTCGATGGCTCATATTGATTTCTGTCACGACCTGTGAGTCCATAATGACTTGGAGATGGCGGCTAACCGTTAGCAAGACCAAGAAGGGAGACATTCATCTGCCTAATAACATGATTAGCTTCATGGTGTCCTCTCAGGCCAATTAGTTTGCTACTTCCCTCTATCAGTTGCTTGTGCCTGCGTGCAGGATGTCAATAGAGCCTTGAAAAGGGCATGTTGTCCTTTGTTTCGTTCAACCCTGTCTGTTGTGGTTTGAAGGACGTTTATAGGTGAATCATCTGCATTTAAGAGCAGAACAGTTACATTTAAGGGGGAGGATGtgatagggctgctcgattatggcaaaaatcataatctctaATAATTGTAATTACCATTATTAAAtgtgattattcattgactttgaaaacatccatttattggagagaaaaaaatgtgaacattatgtttttaacagttgattaccctgaactttaagtataattcaactgaaaaacccaaaaaaaaagtaataataaaaaaagtatcgttttatttcgattacgttgttttcgtaattgttgcaagccataatcgtaatcgcgattaaaatacgataaattgagcagccctaggatGTGATaggatttattagttttttatgTTATTGATAACAAGTTGTGTAAGGACAGATTCACATCAaaagatttattaaaaacaATGAATCAAATATCACGGATGCCGATAACCTAAACTTACGTTAGAGGGCGTAGGACCAGAAAcgtttttaagcttcttcttgccccttttGAACATGACAGAAACTATTTGagaaattatttttttataccttgaacgtttttttaatttagcttctctttgttataattataattattgtttgttttgtttctaacatgttcaataaattgactaataataaaacaatttaaaacatGCAAGCCTAGCTGCAGTCAATGTTGTCTTAACTGATTTACTCATTAATCTGTCAACATTCTTATTGTCAATTGAACAGTTAATGAATAACATCCCCATTCAACTCATTTATGATCAATTTGGCTAAATGTTTGTTATTTAAAAATGGTATCATGTTGGgctttaagcccctgtcacactgtcccgaaattgacacccgatggacacacgaatatggaattgtgaatttcgcacgaagatggccccgaaccacacacgaaggcaacatttacattacatttaagacatacaactgcaatgaaagtaacaaaaacaattatgttacagtactatgatactgtactgatatcttcagactttgttctttactttatccgtctttatatgtagaagatattacgttttctccgcaatgttgtttccataacaacaacaacttcctgtcaactgtccttcaaaataatatattatatcctttttagtttcacagaacacaaattgggttatttacataatatgtttacattattttgttgtgcaataaaacaaccagatggacacacgataaaggaaatgttcaaattcggctgtgatcgtagcaacatcgggccattcgtgagggcatcttaagccatcgtatgatcgctggtggagtttctcaggctccggcagcaacttcgtgagcggtggtaaaagctttggcatgccaaaaaattgccgaaggaccttgcgaaggttcattttcgtgttgaattcgtgtgtcaattttgcccttcgtaaggctattgtgagggcatcttgttatcatcggtgccatcgggcattcgccccgatcagagtgagtgtgaatgcaccgatgataacacgaatattacacgatttgacaagatgccctcacgagtgccttacgaagttgccgctcacgaagttgctgccggagcctgagaaactccaccggcggtcatacgatggcttagatgccctcacgaatggcccgatgttgctacgatcacagccgaatttgaacatttcctttatcgtgtgtccatcgggtgtcaatttcggtacagtgtgacagggcctttaggaAAATATGATTTTGGGAACATTGGAAACAAGTGTTAGTTACAGTCTTACTTTAGTTGGCACCGAATCTTTTTTAATGTTTAGCCAATTTAAC
This region includes:
- the LOC117454891 gene encoding uncharacterized protein — protein: MLRFLCCCFSSGDSADERQPLLHPGPSDLNEAGSARQSRSAHSDAQTVKRIGRLVMRRVCVPELDQRFSDMAETFNEQHERYEAMVRNIRNLRQSYSCNHNDTLALTKYVGMIRDEHEAKYKVSLQIKGYEFSLNVVRVDESDEEPLPPHLQFAQNEVKGISASAKATISKGTTLQELIGWLLRSKDQMAEQVKGAAATYQEHGRLSENLEENLKEVRRAKEFALGYRQRAGEVFTEAAQIAGAYL